aaaaacCTTAAAgagtattaaatatataatgaaaaaatagatatttttcaaataGAGGGTAATTTGGTTAATGATTTGTGATTGATGAGGAAGATGTAAGATGGACTATGGgatatttgagattattttcaaatagccAAAATGATCAAGGCCCTAGGATAGAGATAGATTCAACATTTTACTTTTGTTTCTAGATCGATCCAGATTTTAAAACAGAAATAAAAAGTGTTTGCAAATCAGCATTAATGAACTTCATATCAGCATGAAGGCTTTTACTTGTGAAAAGGTGTTATAGTTTGTGGCTCGAATTCTTGTTAGGTCAGCGGGCTTTGCCCGCACTGTATGGACTTGTAGTCTTAATGGGTCTGATCCCTTTTAATTTACATCATTTTTTAGGGTTAGACAATATATAGAGAAGACAACCGTCTTTTCTCTAATACAGTTTTACGTTGTCCACCAAAAATATGTACAATCTTCGTTATAGTGAAATCTTCTCTTCTGCCCGTGGTTTTTCACccgtaaagggttttccacgtaatcttGGTGTTCGTTCTTCTTTATCGTTTTTATCCTCGTTTATTGTGGTTTAGATTCTAACAAAAGGTCTTTCACTATTCCAAATTAATAGGGTGGCAGGTCTTACAAGAAGGAGCAGAAGAGAAAACTCAGTGGTTCATTTCTATAATTACAATTTTGATCagaaaattattgtttaaagcTGCAAAAGTCAAATGGTAAGATGCTGCTACAAAAAGAATGGcatgataatatttaatatatgttgTACTACCTTGCTAGTTCATCATAAAAGTCCAGAATAATACAAAGGCACTCAAATAACTAGATTGACATGTAGAACCAAGTAAACTAACTAACCTATGTTTTATCTAGCGATTTATAGATCATTTGTGCAGCCTTCAAGGCAAGAAGGCCTCCATCATCATGACCAATAAGTATAACTGATTTAAACCAACCTTGGAACAGAAAGAAAGCAGCAAATCAACTTGCAATTCTACTTGCAGAGTGTACCATGACAACGTAAGGGATTCTAGAAAACTCTGCAAGAACAAGTAGCAAGGCTCCCGCCGTGAGAGCCCCGAAATTCTAAAACCTGACATCATCAAACCAGGCCTCAATATTTTAGCTGCCTCAAACAAGTACCCCAATGCCCAATTTCATTTACTGTCAGGAACCTCCATGGCCTGTCTCCAACTCAGCGGTGTAGCCGCTCTGCTTAAGTGTGTTCATGATCCCTGGCTGCCCTGAAATCAGCTATCATGACAACAGCCTACCATATGAACGCCAAGAAAGAGCCCATTGTGGATGAAAACCTCTAGCCCGCCACCATGTTTGCCATTGGTGCCGGCCTTGTCAACCCGTCTAAGACAACCAATTCGGGACTCATTTATGACTTTGTGGCAGACGATTGCGGATTAGGTTATACGGATCAGCAAGTTGAGATGATCATTATGAAGAAGGCTGTAGTGCACTGTCATCAACTTAAGAAAATTCTTCAAGGACCGTAACCAACGTAGGGAAGGCGAATTTGACCTTTTATCCCACCATTACCATGAACCCTAGTGTTTGTGTCACTGTTAATCCATTGAAACTATCATTTTCGAAGACGAATCAGAAGGAAACGTATCTTGTGTCTTTTCAGCGGACCGCCAACTCCAACTCCTCCTGCTCCTCTATCCCGCACAAGTGGAAGGGTTTATTGAATGGACCTGTCCTTCTTCCAATCATTCTTCTGCAAGGATTCCACTCATAATTCCTCCTCTAAACTCATGTaacctttatattttatttagtcttTCATTCTACTGCTGCTTCAGCTAACCTCATGTATGACCTTGTGGCAGACGATTACATCCCATACTTATGCGTATTAGGTTATACGGATCAAAAAGTTGAGATGATCACCATGAAAAATGCTGCAGTGCACTGTCATCAACTTAAGAAAATTCATCAAGCCCACCTCAATTATCCTTCTTTTTCAGTGTTAAGGAGGAGGAACACGACTAGGATTGTCATTCTGTTATGTGGGTGTGTGGGGTTTTAGTTATAGGCAGGGAAGGAGTtacttatatataatgtttcaGCTTGCAAGGTTATAGAAAACATAAAGAAGGAAGGATGGAAAAAAATGATCATAAATTAAAGACAgtgagttttctttttattcaaacaagCCTTTTCCCAAATTAGTTCTAAATTTTGGGtgggttttctttttattcaaactGATACACGTTTCTCCCCCAATTAGTTTTGAACTTCTGATCATAATAATGGATGTAAGTTCCGGCCAGAGAGTGTTATGCTTTTGCATAGTCCCATCTTTAAAGtcctaaatttaaatattaattaataaatatattttatgaattatttaaattttaatatatattagaatagtttttatataatatattataattatatattttatttttattaaatatattaggtagtataacttttttttatggtTCCAAATTTTGTGTTTGAATATCAAGTAAACTCTTTCAtgtaataattaacaaatattataggttatgtctattatatagacattataattaacaaataagaaagttaatataatataataatataatactgacattatcacaattttatagtattgtaataatattttacaaatatattataatatattttaacaaaccCATCAAAGTGGCCTAGATAGTGAAAAGAGTTTAGGATTTTGAGACTGATCGAGAATTTATAACTTAATATGTTTTgatagagtttgtttgaaaaataatgattagTGTTGATTTTGAggaattgtaattttttttataaaaagacttaaatgtataaataataaaataataataatttaaaataaagaatattttagtattttgttaatgaattaaaatttctaaaccctacatttttttgttgttgtgaaTTATGTTATTCcctaatatttaatatttagtaatAATTCCAAAAATCTTATTCCCAAATCTATTATTCAAACACTTATGTCAAGCAAATGcccttaattataatttggaattGTATCAAGTCCTTTCCTTGGATCTATTGCATTATGCATGACTATCAATGTTTTTctatacttatataattaagatgttgggttataaacttataaatatatgttatggcacaaattaattatatcttaatcaaatataaaataaaataaaaaaatcacttcTTCTTTTCCAAGTTCTTGTTAATGTGCAATTAATCCAACAGAACAATGGGCAATTAATGACATTAAAACCTAATATCGTCTCCAAAAGACATTGTCATGGCTCCCTTGACCAGCTAACCCAAGAGGCTTAATCATCCATTAAGGCCCAACCAAAAGAACATTCTAGAAAGCCTTGTGAGTCATTTAATGTAGTGGTTGGTTATTAGGGTGGTAGTTGGATAGTAACTCATTATTGTGGTGGTTGGCTAGCACACCATTAATGAGGTAGTTGGGTAATTAATGTAGTAGTTGAGATTAACcctataaatacctttgagGTATACCTTTATAAATCATCaagtattttatcaatataattattttctctctctaaaagttCTTGTGTTTATTCAAGTGTTGCATTGagaaaggctgactagttatTGATCTTACGAAGATAATAACTAGTACCGCACGATTCGTTGGAGAAAAGACCAAGCCtgtgacaattggtatcagagagAAAATGACGAAGAGATCGGATGAAAGTTCAAAGGTCGTGGATGAAGTAGAGAAACTTCCCCACGGgaccggagaagatggtaggaTCTCTCGCAAAGTTCAAACGGGAGGATccaaagctaccaaagaaagagagagatcaaGGGACgctatcgttgacattatcgTCAGGCTGGAGAAGGTAGTTCTCACAATggcgtacggacaagataatgttggggacctagaggaacgcattgtcgagcttgagaaggagagagacgagcttcgagaaggaatgcaaggtgccTTAAACGAGGGCTTGTCAAAATGTCAAGAGCAAGCTCAGATCATGGAGCAAACCCTTATTGGTGAAATCAATACCTTGACCGAGAAACTTGAGGTAATGTCATCTAAACTACAAGTCACCGAAGAGGATGTGGtgttactcaagaaggcggttgcgcaagaATGCGGACGTGCGCCTGTTGGAGTCCCCAATCCGACAAGGATAGATGTTCCAAGacctaaagcgtatttaggcgagaggaatgcgaaGGAGATTGATAACTTCTTATGGGGTCTGGACCAGTACTTCAAAGCACTCGGCCTGgtagaagaggcgaggaagatagatactgccacgacataattagaagacaccgcaatgttgtggtggaggcgaaggagtagcgACATAGAAAGAGGTACGTGTTCTATTAACACTTGGACCGAATTCAAGGAAGAACTCAAGAGGCAGTTTTATCCTGAAAATGCTATTCGAGAAGCAAGAGCCAAGTTGCGGCGACTCTCACATAGGGGGAGTATCAAGGAGTACGTCAAGGAATTAATTGCcactctccttgagatccccAACTACTCGGACGAAGAAGCTTTGTTTGCCTTCACcgatggtctacaaatgtgggctAAACTAGAGTTAGAACGGCGTGGCGTCCAAGATCTAAACACCGACATTGTTGTGGTTGAATCTTTAGTTGAAATGCGAAGACAAGACAACACAAAATCGACTCACGATAGGAGCGACAAGGGGAAGAACGGTAGAGATCGTTTTCACAATAGGGAAGCTCCATCTAAGTTCCCCAAACCCAATAGTGGAGATCAGGACGAGAAAAGTGGGGAGTGACCCCGGATAAAATGCTTCTTTTGCGAGGGACCACATAAAGCAAGAGAATGCCCCacgaaaaacaaattatttgcaTTATTGGAGGAGCAGGAACGCCTTCATGAAGAGGCGCGATTGGGGTCGCTACATCTCCTCAGTTCTATTAAAGCCAAGTTCGAAGAACCAAAGTCCGCGATGAAGGGACGATTGTTCGTAGAAACGAAAGTGGGAAACCACACGGTTAAAGCTTTATTGGACACAGGAGCCAACAGTAACTTCCTAGAGGCAAAAGAGGCGGGAAGATTGGGGATCGATTACACCAAAGAGAAAGGGTGGCTGAAAGCGGTCAATTCGGCACCAAGTGCGACATATGGCGTTGCTCGTGATGTAAGGGTCAACTTGGGAGAATGGACTGGAGTCTTAGATTTTTCCATTGTTGACATGGACGATCACAAAATGGTACTTGGCATAGAATTtctagacaaggtaaatgctTTCCCACTTCCTTTTGCAAATACTATGTGCATTCTAGAGCAAGGCAATACTTGCATAATTCCTTTAACAAGGGAAGTCAAGATAGAAGCTAGACATCTTTCTtccatgcaactctcaaaaggcATGAAGAAAGTTTGTCCAACATTCCTTGTTAGCCTGAAGGAAGATGAGAAAAGCGTGTCTCAAGAGAAGACACCTCTAGAAGTCACGAAGGTTCTAGAGAGGTTTCAAGATGTAATGTCCGCTGAGTTGCCAAAGAAACTCCCTCCGAAGAGAGAGGTGGATCACAAAATAGAGTTAGCCGAAGGTACTAAACCACCAGCAACGGTCCCTTATCGCATGGCACCTCCCGAATTGAAGGAACTGAGGAAGCAATTAAAGGAGTTGTTGGAAGCGGGCTATATCAAGCCGTCCAAAGCACCTTATGGAGCACCGGTACTTTTCCAAAAGAAGCAAGATGGGTCGCTTCGAATGTGCATTGATTACCGAGCTCTCAACAAGTTGACGATAAAGAACAAGTACCCTATCCCGTTGATTGCTGACTTGTTCGACCAACTTGGTGATGCGAAGTGGTTCACAAAATTTGATCTACGGTCGGGATACTACCAAGTAAGAATAGCGGAGGGAGACGAGCCCAAAACCGCATGTGTTACGAGGTATGGATCTTTTGAGTTCTTAGTTATGCCTTTTGGTTTGACGAATGCTCCTGCTACATTCTGTACCTTGATGAATCGAGTCTTCCAACCTTTCCTGGACAAGTTCGTTGTGGTGTACATAGACGATATTGTCATATATAGCAGAACATTGGAGGATCATCTACAACACCTACAACAAGTTTTCCAAGTATTAAGGGAAAATGAGTTGTTTGTCAAGAAAGAGAAGTGTGAATTCGAAAGGTCAGAAGTGATGTTCTTGGGGGCATATCGTGGGAAGGGGCCAACTCCGGATGGACAAGGCCAAGGTGCGAGCCATTGAAGAGTGGAAACCACCGAGGAAGGTTACTGAGCTGCGATCTTTCCTCGGCCTTATCAATTACTATCGGAAGTTTATAAAGGGGTACTCATCGATCGCATCCCCATTAACGGAcctattaaaaaagaataagtcGTGGAATTGAGATACAAGATGCAACGAGGCATTTGAGAAGCTGAAACAGGCAGTGATGGAGGAACCCGTGTTGGTACTACCAAACCACACCATGGCTTACGAAATCCACACAGATGCCTCAGATTTTGCCCTTGGTGGAGTGTTGATGCAAGAGGGACACCCCGTCGCCTATGAGAGTCGCAAGCTCAATGATGCGGAACGTCGGTACACCATCCAAGAAAAAGAGATGACTGCGGTTATCCATTGCTTGCGAACATGGAGACACTACTTGTTAGGGGCTAAGTTCGTCGTGAAGACCGACAATGTGGCAACAAGCTATTTCCTCACTCAAAAGAAGTTGACTCCAAAACAAGCAAGGTGGCAATCTTTTCTCGCAGAGTTCGACTTCATTATGGAGTATAAACCGGGAAAAGCCAACTTGGTAGCAGACGCTTTGAGTAGGAAGGCAGAGTTAGCCGCAATCACAAGTGCTAATTTTCCTTTAGTAGATCAAATCAAGGAAGGAATTGAGCACGACCCACAAGCCAAGAGTTTAAAAGAATTGGCAGAGAAAGGGAAGACTCGCCAATTTTGGATAAGAGATGGAATACTCATTACCAAAGGAGATAGAATCTATGTACCAAGGTGGGAAGGATTAAGGAAATCCATTCTAAAGGAGTGTCACGACTCAAGATGGGCTGGACATCCAGGAACAAATCGTACATTGGCGCTAGTAGAACGTGGGTATTATTGGCCTCAGATGAGAGACGACATTGAAGTCTATGTTAAAACGTGTCTTGTGTGTCAACAAGATAAGGTGGATCAACACAAGACTGCGGGATTGTTAGAGCCATTGCCAACCCCGGAGAGACCTTGGGAAAGCATTTCCATGGACTTCATCACTTGTCTACCCAAGTCTGATGGGTGTAGCAACATAATGGTTGTGGTGGATCGGTTTAGCAAATACAGAGTGTTCATCCCCATGACGACAAAGTTCACATCTGAAGATGCAGCTCGATCATTTTTCAAGTATGTGATGAAATATTGGGGCATTCCAAAATCCATTGTGAACGATCGAGATACTCGCTTCACTGGAAGGTTTTGGATGGAGTTGTTCAAGCTTATGGGATCTGAACTCAACTTCTCAACTAGCTTTCACCCGCAAACCGACAGACAAACAGAAAGGGTGAACGCTTTACTTGAGTTGTTCTTAAGGCACTACGTGAGCGCCAACCAAAAAGACTGGACAAAGTTGCTTGACATAGCCCAATTTGCATACAATCTGCAAAAAAGTGAATCAACAGGGGGAAGTCCCTTTGAGATAGCTACAGGTCAACAACCCTTAACCCCACACACTTTGGCGATGTGATACAAAGGCCCAAGTCTTACGGCCTTTAAGTTCGCCAAAGGATGGCATGAGGAAGCTGACATAGTACGAGCCCACCTCGCCAAGGccgccaaaagaatgaagaaatgggcgGACAAGAAGAGAAGGCACTTGGAGTTCGAAGAAGGAGACCAAGTGATGGTAAAACTCCTCCTCCATCAAGGGAGACGCTTTTCGCAAGTTCACAAGGGACTGATGAGGCGGTATGAAGGCCCTTTCATCGTGGAGAAACGGATTGGAAAGTTGGCCTATCGCTTAAAATTACCGATGCATGTGGAGATGCATCCCGTATTCCATGTAAGTTTACTAAAACCTTATCATGAAGATAAAGAAGATCCAAGTAGATGGGAGTCAAAACGAGCTCCTACGGCAATCACTATCGTACCCGAGAAAGAAGCCGAAGAGATATTGGCACATCGGGTCATACCGAGGAGGGGTACCCATCCAAGTTATGTCGAATACTTTGTAAAGTGGAAGGGACTACCAGAAAGTGAAGCCAGTTGGGAACACGAATTAGTACTATGGAACTTCAAAGACGTAATTCGTAGCTATAAGGAGGACGCGACAAGGACgtcgccagattgagtgggggagaatgtcatgGCTCCCTTGACCAGCTAACCTAAGAGGCTTAATCATCCATTAAGGCCCAACCCAAAGAACATTATAGAAAGCCTTGTGAGTCATTTAATGTAGTGGTTGGTTATTAGGGTGGTAGTTGGATAGTAACTCATTATTGTGGTGGTTGGCTAGCACACCATTAATGAGGTAGTTGGGTAATTAATGTAGTAGTTGGGATTAACcctataaatacctttgagGTATACCTTTGTAAATCATCaagtattttatcaatataattactttctctctctaaaagttCTTGTGTTTATTCAAGTGTTGCATTGAGAAAGGCTAACTAGTTATTGATCTTACGAAGATaataactagtgccgcacggttCGTTGGAGAAAAGACCAAGCCCGTGAcatgataatatttaatatctgTTGTACTGCCTTGCCAGTTCATCATAAAAGTCCAGAATAATACAAAGGCACTCAAATAACTAGATTGTCATGTAGAACCAAGTAAACTAACTAACCTGTGTTTTATCTAGTGATTCATGGATCATTTGTGCAGCCTTCAAGGCAAGAAGGCCTCCATCATCATGACCAATAAATATAACTGATTTAAACCAACCTTGAAACAGAAAGAAAGCAGCAAATCAACCTGCAATTCTACTTGCACAGTGTACCATGACAACGTAAGGGATTCTAGAACACTCTGCAAGAACAAGTAGTAAGGCTCCCGCCGTGAGAGCCCTAGAATTCTAAAACCTGACATCATCAAACCAGGCCTCAATATTTTAGCTGCCTCAAACAAGTACCCAATGCCCAATTTCATTTGCTGATAGGAACCTCCATGGCCTGTCTCCAACTCAGCGGTGTAGCCGCTCTACTTAAGAGTGTTCATGATCCCTGGCTGCCCTGAAATCAGCTATCATGACAACAGCCTACCATATGAACGCCAGGAAAGAGCCCATTGTGGATGAAAACCTCCAGCCCGCCACCATGTTTGCCATTGGTGTCGGCCTTGTCAACCTGTCTAAGACAACCAATTCGGGACTCATTTATGACTTTGTGGCAGACGATTGCGGATTAGGTTATACGGATCAGCAAGTTGAGATGATCACCATGAAGAAGGTTGCAGTGCACTGTCATCAACTTAAGAAAATTCTTCAAGGACCGTAACCAAGGTAGGGAAGGCGAATTTGACATTTTAATCCAACCATTACCATGAACCCTAGTGTTCGTGTCACTGTTAATCCATTGAAACTATCATTTTCGAAGACAAATCAGAAGGAAACGTATCTTGTGTCTTTTCAGTGGACTGCCAACTCCAACTCCTCCTGCTCCTCCGTCCCGGCACAAGTGGAAGGGTTTATTGAATGGACCTGTCCTTCTTCCAATCATTCTTCTGCAAGGATTCCACTCACAATTCCTCCTCTAAGCTCATGTaacctttatattttatttagtcttTCATTCTGCTGTTGCTTCAGCTAACCTCATGTATGACCTTGTGGCAGACGATTACATCCCATACTTATGCGGATTAGGTTATACGGATCAAAAAGTTGAGATGATCACCATGAAAAATGCTGCAGTGCACTGTCATCAACTTAAGAAAATTCATAAAGCCCACCTCAATTATCCTTCTTTTTCAGTGTTAAGGAGGAGGAACACGACTAGGATTGTCATTCTGTTGTGTGGGTGTGTGGGGTTTTAGTTATAGGCAGGGAAGGAGTtacttatatataatgtttcaGCTTGCAAGGTTATAGAAAACATAAGGAAGAAAGgatggaaaaaaaatatcataaattaaagacagtgagttttctttttattcaaacaagCCTTTTCCCAAATTAGTTCTAAATTTTGGGtgggttttctttttattcaaacagATACACGTTTCTCCCCCAATTAGTTCTGAACTTCTGATCATAATAATGGATATAAGTTCCGGCCAGAGAGTGTTATGCTTTTGCATAGTCCCCTATTTAAAGtcctaaatttaaatattaattaataaatatattttatgaattatttaaattttaatatatattagaatagtttttatataatatattataattatatattttatttttattaaatatattaggtagtataactttttttttatgattctaAATTTTGTGTTTGAATATAAGTAAAccctttcatttaataattaacaaatattataggttatgtctattatatagacattataattaacaaataagaaagttaatataatataataatataatactgacattatcacaattttataatattgtaataatattttacaaatatattataatatattttaacaaaccCATCAAAGTGGCCTAGATAGTGAAAAGAGTTTAGGATTTTGAGACTGATCGAGAATTTATAACTTAATATGTTTTgatagagtttgtttgaaaaatattgatTAGTGTTGATTTTGaggaattgtaaaaaaaaattttataaaaagacttaaatgtatatataataaaataataataatttaaaataaagaatattttagtattttgttaatgaattgaaatttttaaaccctatatttttttatttttttttgtgaattaTGTTATTCcctaatatttaatatttagtaatAATTCCAAAAATCTTATTCCCAAATCTATTCTTCAAACACTTATTATTTCTATCATTTTGATTCCATTCCATTATTCCACATGAGCTGTCAAGCAAATGcccttaattataatttggaattGTATTAAGTCCTTTCCTTGGATCTATTGCATTATGCATGACTATCAATGTTTTTctatacttatataattaagatgttgggttataaacttataaatatatgttatggcacaaattaattatatagcttaatcaaatataaaataaaataaaaaatcacttcTTCTTTTCCAAGTTCTTGTTAATGTGCAATTAATCCAATAGAACAATGGGCAATTAATGACATTAAAACCTAATATCGTCTCCAAAAGACATGCATGGTATAATTATAAGATTTTGCTTAACTTATAATGAGCTAGAGGTGCATGGCTATATACTCTAAGAAACCCTAGCTAGCTAGCCagccaataataataataagaagaagaatctatatatcattaattattatttgtccTATAGCTAGGTTCCGAAATTACAAAACAAATCATCATAGACGAAGCATGGAAAGGGCTTTATTAAAATGTTTGGCCTTTGTGCGGAGATACTCGGCCCACGTCACCGATCGATAAAGGGCTGGACGCCTTGAATCCACTAATTTGGGCAATGGAGAAATCTTGGCATAAGTTGGCGGCCCATATAAATACGCAACCGAAAGACGATGTTGAGTCCGATTCACCATAGCCCGGTGAAACACAGTCGGGTACGACCCGTTAGATAGTATGTGGAGCAAGTCACCCACATGGATCACGAGCCCGCCCGGTATTGGTGGAACCGTGACCCACCCAAATCCCTCTCGATGAACCTGCAAACCGCTCGTGTTCGTTTGGTACAAGACGGTTAAGAGGGTGGAGTCCGTGTGGGCTGCAAGACCCATGGCCCGGTTCGGATCGGGGCAGGGAGGGTAAGAATTGAGCTGAATGGCGGCACATGCCCCTTCAAAATCTCCATTGGATCCGCCCCATTGGATATCTTCATGGGTCATTCCTAAGGAACCCAATATCAACCACATGAGCCTTTGGACAAGATTCTTCATCTCTTGCTGATATTGTTCAATTATGGCACTGAtgatgagaaattaaaataattaaaaaaaaaaaaaaaaaaaagaagaagaagaagataggaTAACAAAGATTCTGTTTCTATGGATACAGAAGAAAGCAAATTAAGGCAACATGTGGGTCTGAatgatatgttttttaatttgttgttgtAATTGAATGATTGCTTTCCAAGTCAAATCTTCTTTGAGGGACCGTATCTTTAATTTTTGCACTTTGTAATTGTTTGATTCAGATCGAAtctctttaatatttaatttagtactTTGCCATTTTAATATAACAATCCATCCATTCTCTTTTGCTAAACCTAGCTAgttaacattaattaattgataagcACGTCTATCTATCTCTTCTTTTCaaacctaattttatttttaattgtataaacaccttctttttcttcttatcaattaattcttatttgttcaaaaagaaaaaaaaaaacatttgctTAAGCACAATTACATGCATAGAGATGAGAGTTAATTAATTACCAAAACTTCATGTAGTCTTGAGGCCAAAGCAAGCGAGCATGATCAATAGGTGATCCGAAAATGGTGAAGCCTTCGGACCACATGAGCTTTCGAAAGAAAGGAGATATCCGAGCCATGCCATAACCGGCAATGCCTTGAGGAGTGCGTGTTGTCTTCAACTTCTGGCTAAGAGGAAGAGAGAAGAGGCTCCTCCCAAAAGATTCAATTGCGTCAAGAGAACTCGAGCTAACGCAATGATTTGTGACTTGAAAGACACCCCACGTCCGACATGCATGGCCCACGAGTTTCATTGCATTTGGGTCATATAGATCAATAACCGGCACACTCGCGGTGGATGCATTTCTAAGCCTGTAATTGTCTACATTCTTACGAGGAAGATCGCGACGAGAAGGACTCCACCTATGGGATTCGGGTAGTTCTTTCATAGAACTCAAGTCCAAGTGCAAATTGATCATAGTATCGGTTCTAATTCTTCTCGAAGGCATGatcgaggaggaggaggagtatTTGTTGTAGTAGTG
This is a stretch of genomic DNA from Impatiens glandulifera chromosome 4, dImpGla2.1, whole genome shotgun sequence. It encodes these proteins:
- the LOC124935758 gene encoding gibberellin 3-beta-dioxygenase 1-like, whose amino-acid sequence is MPSRRIRTDTMINLHLDLSSMKELPESHRWSPSRRDLPRKNVDNYRLRNASTASVPVIDLYDPNAMKLVGHACRTWGVFQVTNHCVSSSSLDAIESFGRSLFSLPLSQKLKTTRTPQGIAGYGMARISPFFRKLMWSEGFTIFGSPIDHARLLWPQDYMKFCAIIEQYQQEMKNLVQRLMWLILGSLGMTHEDIQWGGSNGDFEGACAAIQLNSYPPCPDPNRAMGLAAHTDSTLLTVLYQTNTSGLQVHREGFGWVTVPPIPGGLVIHVGDLLHILSNGSYPTVFHRAMVNRTQHRLSVAYLYGPPTYAKISPLPKLVDSRRPALYRSVTWAEYLRTKAKHFNKALSMLRL